The stretch of DNA GCGTGGGGACATCCCAAGGGGTCTGGCACCTAGAGATAATCCTGCTGCTGGGCCCTATAAAACCAGTGCACTTCAACTGCCTTCAGCCTCATGTGGACACATGGAAAACATGTCCCAAGCTCGTGGTCCTGCTGCAGCTAGCACTGGGTTTGGCCCATATACGCATTTGGGGGCTTGCGGTGTTTTGAAGAGCGGGTTTGATCCCTCTGCAAACCCCCAGCTTGTTTTTTCAGGTGAGAAGACAGTAATAATCGCAGGAGAAGACATGGACTTGGTTAAAACTTGTGTTAAGGATGGTGGAAAGAATGTTGATAATGAACATCCCACTGCAGTGTTCACCTCTGTCACCTGCAAACCTCATTTCCTGGGTAACAGATCCACACCTTCCAATGTAACTGAgacagaagaaatggaaataacaaGATGCCACACTGTTGTCTTTGATGGTCAAAGCAGTGGGATAACAGCAGAACCGAAACAAATGCCCTGTAAAATCATTCCAAGAAAGAACCAGAGCAAAAATGTCACTGAGGGTGACATATTTGTGTATTCTGTAGATATGGACAAGGAAAATGTTGAAGTGAGGAGTATTGATGGGAATAATAAATGGAGCCAGGCTATGGAAAGGAATGCTCAAGATCTTCGGACAATAGTGGTTGATAAGAAACTTGGAAAAACCAACTTCCAGGCAAGTGGTCTGAGTTCCTGTGCCAAGAGCATGTGTTTGTTACAAGAGCAAAACAGAGGAGTCCATGAGAATGTCGTCACTAACACCAGTGCATCCCTGTCTTTGCAAAGCCGAGAAGTTGTGGTATCACAGCCTCTGGAAGAAGACCTTCCAAGCGTCTCAGATTTCTGCACAAATGATGCAACAGGCGTGTTTTTGGGTGATCAAAGCATGGACATAACCAAAGCTCATCCTGCTGCCTTTGAGATTGCTCCTAGTAACGGTGAACAAGAATTCATGGATTATAATCAGAACAATGCATCCAAGCATCTGCAAAACCAGCCCTTCCCGTTTTCCAGTCACCGTGGTGTGGATATCGTGAGTCAAACTCCAGCAATGGAATGTGGGGACTTGAAAATGAACACCAGTAAGCAAATTGTTACTGCTTTGGCTCCAAGTGGTTCATTTACTTTCAGTAACAATCCTGCTCCCTCTGGAATGAGAGGAAATGAACAGTTTGGGACAGTAATAGGAATAAATGCAGACAGCCAAAACTCAGAGAGGCAAGAGAAACCCCAGCCTGTGAGGGCAGTAAGCAAAGTATTGCCAACCCGAGGAGACTCTGACAGACATTTTTCCATGGGTAGAACAGTTTCTTCAAGAGAGGATTTAAAAACTCCTCCCTCAGCTCATGTGCTGCTCCGGAGGGGTGCAGAAGAGCCAGTGTGGACCAGGACATCTGAGGCACCCAAGGGAAGTTCCCAGTTGTCTTTGTTAGGAGAAAAGTCTGTTGTGTTTCCCCATGGTGAAAACATGGACATGACTGGCAGGTGTGTGGTGATGGTTCCAGATTACAGCATCAACATTGTTCTgtcacaaaacaaagcagcaccTGGATGCTTTGGTCAAGATGGAAATGAAACAATGTTCTTAGAAAAAGGGGCCACAGCAACAACGCCGGCGGAGCGGGgtgggcaggaggctgctgcaggtggcAGCACCATCAGTTTTGCTCTGGCTCAGGATGTGGAGATCACCACAATTCACACGGCACAGCACAGACAGCCCATCCCAGCCATTCCTGCTGACAAAACCATTGTGTTTGCCCACGACCAGGAGGACATGGACATCACTGCATCCCACACTGTCGCTGTCAGTAAGAACATCTGTGGATTTGAGGCCCAGCAGGTGCCCCACACAAACACCCAGCAGCCACCACAGCACATGCACAGTGGGTTGGTGCCCTGCAGAGGTGACATGGACTCCTCACAATATGCCACAAAACCTGAGGATAAGCCCAGCATTCCCTCTTCTGCTTTACCAGCCTCAGCATTTCCTAGTGAGAAAGGAGCTACCCAGGTCCCCAGTGGCACAACACCACATTCAGTTTATTCTGTCTCCCTTCAAGAAAGTACTGTGGATGTGGGGGCACCCCGGGATCATGGCCTTCCCACGGATAATTCTGTCTCTGTAAGCAGGGAGCAGGATCTCACATCACCAGAAAAACTGCAATCAAAGAGAATATCTTTCAAGTTCCCAAGTAAGGGCCCTGTGGATCACAGGGAAGAAAGTGGCAGTTTGGGATCCTGTGTTACCTTTCCCATGCAGGGATCAGATCCTTGGAAGGGTCATCCATATACCCCTAGTACTCAGAGAAACCAGCTAGTGGAACAGGATTCATCTCAGTGTGGAGATTCAGATTTGGGCTTGGCTGGAGCAAACCCTGTTCCAGCTGCTAACAAGGAATCCAAGAAAAATGAGGAGCTGTCAGCTGAAGAGGAGGTGCCTCCAAAAGACTTTCAAATAACCTCTGAACAAACTAGGCAACCTTTGGTCAGTGATAGTCCAAGGGATCAGACTTATCCCACTCTTCCACCAGCAGTTTCAGGTATTTTAGATATTTGTTCAAAACTGAAAGATCTGAGAAGGAAATCTCTTTCCGTTTCCAAAACTGTTTCTTCTGACCAGTTGCCCAGTTCCTCAGCTCAGCCAGAGGATACTGTGAGGTTGGCAGAAAACACTGTCAGTGAAGCAAATAACTTCCTTGATACCAAAAAACAGGAGAACACAGGTCTGGAATCTGGAGCTGATCCCATAGAAATAGTGCCTAAGGATGAATATCCAGGAATAAGTATCCCTCTGGGTATATTCCAGCCTAAATTACCAAACAAGAGAAATCGTGTTTCCAGTGCAGAAGACATAAATACAAAATCAGACAGAGCAGAAGCCCCAGTTCCAGCAAACAGCAGTGAAACCCCAGGTAACAAGTCCAGCAGGCAGAACTTCAGCCCTTTTCAGTTCATAGCAGAAGAATTTCTCCCTGTGTGCCTGGAGGAAATGGATTCCAATGAATCTGTCAGCTCTGAACTCATGGAAAATGCTTgggataataaaaataaaaaacaaatcccCCACTCTGAAAAGGGTCCATCTGAAGAGACAAAAACTTGCAACACAAAAAGAGCTTTGGGACCAACTGAGGAGGATCTTCAAAGCCCCAAGAAGGCCAAGAGGGATGAACATGTGGATGCTGGGGCCTCTCAAGAGTTGGAGGTGAGCCTGGTCCCTCACTGTAAGGATACAGGGAGCACTACCAGGGCTTAagttttggggggggggggggtaagTGGATCTGTTAGtaggttttcttgtttttcataaCCACCAGTTTGCTGTCACTCTCCTGTGTCATTCCCTGTGGTTTTCATTGTTTTGCCAAGTTACAAGAATCAGGTTGATGTGTGCAACATTCCTGTACCAGGCAAAACAGGCAGAAGGAGGGATTTGCCAATTTTAAACTTCTCTGCATAGTATCCCTTTAATCCTTTCAAGGAACAGCTACAATAAACCACTGATCCAGTTAGGTTGTTTCATATAACtgtattgatttatttttttaaattttgttcatATTAGGTGACTTTTGATGTTGTCCCTCAGGACCAAGCAGAAGTTGAGGAAGGTGGAGAACCTCCAAATCTCTCAGCTAAAAGCCCCGCGTGTCCTCAcgccagcaccagcagctccctggattCTGTGAAGGCTGACACAGAGTTAACACGTAAGAGACCATTTGTGATAAGAGTCCCAAACCTTGTGTTCTTTGCCCTGTAAGATTGTTATTAACTCCACCAACAtccccccccacacacactttctattttgttttcccagtccAGCGCAGCAGTCAGGTGGAGTCCCAGCTTCTCACAGACAGcatttgtgaagaaaatttaTGGGAGGTATGGACACAGCTGGATGACAGCAACTTCTTGtcctaacaggaaaaaaatcctgtgtgcATACACCACTGAGCATTTGGTCTTGAAAAATGGACTTACCTGTATGTTTTTCCTCAAATGTACAGAAATTTCAGAGTGGTGCTATCACGGTTGGGGAGTTTTTTACCCTTCTTCAAGTCCATGTTGTGATTCAGAAGCCCCGGCGCAGCCAGCTTCCAGCCAGTGTGAGTGGAACAATATAACTGACCTTAAATAATACtcctttgttgttttgggttttaatCTTTAGCAACTCAAACATCTTTAAATGAAAACCGGAACAGATTTCTATCTCCTCACCAAATACCATATATTCAGGATTTCAGGGTTACTGTTCTTGGATAAATATGCtaattcttgcttttttaacttgttttaaGGACAATCAATTCGGAAGTAAGAATTAGAAGCTCAGTCTGATCTTTCCACTTTATCTTCTTGCTGTGTCCATCAGCCACTACTGCCTGCAGCTACTCAGCACTCCTCCTGCCTGTTCTAGTCTCTCCTTTGGAAATGCTTCACCATGACATTGCTGCTCTTTATTTCCTCACctgaaggaaggggaagaattAAAGAACAGAAGTCTGACTTCTAAATCCcttccatttttatttgaaatgctcTCCCAGCTTAGCTGCAGTTTACTTTACAAATTTATTCATACTGAGTTGTCTCTAAATAGTCATCAGGCTTAGTGATGCTGCTACTATGCACTAGTGACTGGTAAAAAACTGCCACCACCCCCACAAAAGCCCCTGAAAACTCTCTCTAAAGGAGTGGAAGTAACTGATGTCAGTTATTTACGAGCTTTACTATACAGGAAGCTTTCTGAAATACCTCCCCTCATATTTATTTGAGGAATGAAGCTCCATAAGGCTTCCCTAAGACTTGGGAGCTTGATTCTGAATTAAGGATAACTTTGAATTACGCATTGTTTTATTGGGGAGCACTCTTGTTACCTGCATAACACATACATGTTTTCAAGTCTTCATCTAAAAGGGAGTGAACCTCTTTCAGTAatacttaatttcatttttttgagCCCTAATGATGAGGCACATATCCCAAAAGGAAGTCTGTGCTCCGGCGTGAGGAAACACAAGGCGTGAAAGCAGAATTGAATTGATTGGAAGTtactatttctgaaaaatatggattttttttttcctttttcttcctacttttccctgtgtttttttcccagtgtgcaGTCAGTGCACCTCCTACTGCAGAAGATCTCATCTACAGCCAGTACGTTCACCGGCCCAAGCTGCGGATTTATGAGGAGGATTGCCAGGACCTGTCTCGGAAAACAGTGGAGTGAGTGGTTTTCCAGTCACACAGTTTATCAGTAAttcattttttcagctctggGTGCATGGAAATGGCCTGAAGAAAGTTAATACATTACATataggaaaagtaaaaatatagtTAGTAGTTTATTACAGATTTAGAAATGAATTGTACAAATATCAACGTGCTGCTTTATGTGGTCAATGCAATTGTAACAAGactttcaacttttttttctccatatttcaGGTTAAAACCACATGTGAGTGTCCTTGATCAGCCCCTGGTGAACGTGATCAGGAGTTTGTGGGAAGTAATGAGAACCTGCACTGATGAAGAGGTAATGCTGTATGGAGATAATATATGTAATGAAGAAGTGaggataatttatttaatacaCATCAAATAAGAACCAGAATAGTCACAAAATAACAGCAGGTGAAAcaaggcaaaatattttctcagtggTAAACTGCTGAGAACTTCCAGCATGTCAGGAGAATGCAAGGAAATATGTcctttgaaatatattaaaggggaaagaaatgacCCACAGTTACTGCAtataaaacccagaaaattaataaaagcatCCCACAAGAATTGAGAAGGTGGATCAAGAGAttttggtttctgctttttgaatGTCAAGAATAAAGATCTACTCCTTGAAAATAAAGAGTCAAAATTGATTGGAgacacagtatttttcataaTTCATCATTAGTTTGGCATAGGATATCACTGAGGTTGGGTGGTGAGCTAGAGTCAGGAAGGATTATATTTCCATTCactttctcttctgtatttcccATTCATCACAGCTGAGTAAGTTTGGCGCAGAACTGAACAAGATGAAATCCTGTTTCACCAAGGAGGCTAAAATCTTGTCTCATAATGAGAAGGAGACATTGTACAGGAAACTGCTGCAGAGTGCTGAGGTAAGGAGCCACAGGGCTGCAGGCATTTGCCTTTAAAAAGTCACTTCTACCACATTTCTTGTCTTTAAATGTGTAGGAGCTTAATGATTTTAAGTGTGTACTCTCATGGAAGTTTCTTTCTTATAAATACATTTCCCTTTTATTTGTATGCAAATACAACACTGGGACAGTGACTGATAGTGACTTTCTTGCAGTCACACTGTAGGAACCATCTGCCTAAGAGTTTTGGTGATTAACAGTGAAAAATGGGAGTATTAAAGGAAACACCATCAAAAATTAGCTCTGTATACTGCAGCAATGCCAGTGTTAGTAAGTAGGTAAGTAGTATTAGCAAgtatttaggaagaaattcttccctgagaggtgctgaggccctggcacaggttgcccagagaagctgtggctgcccctggatccctggaagtgtccaaggccaggttggatggggcttggagcaagctgggatagtggaagatgtccctgctcgTGGCAGGGCATTGGAATTGGATGATCTTTGAagtccttttcaacccaaaccattcagggGTTCTCTGATAAGTTACAAGGAAGTGCACAAGTAATGCATTGACAGGGATCAAAGATGTGTATTTATAAAAGCTCTAggggatttatttatttccatgtcTTATCCCTCACTAGGGAGATTCAGTGAGCATTTAGTAATTTCTTATTATGGGCTACTGCCCCACTGTTTGTCAGTTGCCTCTTCCCTCTAATGACAGATTTCACTAGCTGCTTTAATTAATTAGCAAGCAAAGAGCCCCGTGGTGATCCCAGAAGaaaattcaggttttaaaataatatcacTGACTCAATTACAATTTTCCCATCTTAGGAACAATACAGAAAGCTCCAGTCAAGAATAGAAAAGGTGGATGACCAGACAAAGGAGGTAGAGAACTCCGTGGTTGCTCTGGAATCAGGTGTGTGTTTCCAAACAGGTGACCAAtatgctgctttctcttttttctgcagagctgctgtttaaAAGGTCAGTTCAGGATTCTGTGTGGTTGTTGGATACAAGCTGCAGTCAGAACTTGGCATTACTATGTAATGATGCTCTGTAGTTTCAATTCTTTATCTCCAATGCCTTAAGCAGAAATCAAATTGCACAGTAGCAGCTCTAAAGCAGTGCAATAAAACGAGTTTTGCAAGTTCATATCACTTTTTGAGGTTTTTGGTAGAtacttttccatatttttgtatattttttttagttaacTTCGAAGTGTTGAGATTTCTAGAGCccacaaaccaacaaaattaaCTCTAAGTATTGAATCTGGGAGTTCTGCACAGACCTGACACTTCTTTCCCACAGATTCTTTTTGGGATGAAGAAGAAgccacctgcagtgctggaatgGCAGGAGGGCAGAATGTACAGAAAGGTAATGGAACCAGCTGAATGCACTTTTTGTCTGGTGTTTTAGAATGTGGAGAGGGTGATACTCAACCCCCACCCTGAGGGATTTAGacactgctgctctttcctgcaTTGCACATAGCTAATTACATAGGGGTTAAAGAATGAAAAGGACtggttttccctggaaaaagggaatttaGAACTTGCTACCTGAAGAGTGTGTGCTGGCTGTCATATTCAGTACTTTAATTGTCCAATAATTATAACCTTTAACTCGGTAGGAACAGTGAGTGCACAGCAAATTAGGGCTTCCAAATTAGGGCTActcttttctctcattcttttccttttctttccttttttccctttgctttagAATTGCAAAGCATCACAGCCCAAGAAGAGGAACTTCTGAGGTAAGATGTCAAAGAGGATTTAAGAATCAGGTGCACTCTCCGTTTTTAGAGGGTTGGTCTGTTTTTAACCACTGTACCACATCCCATGGGATTGGTTTATCCTTGCAGAGAACTGTCAGAGATGGATGCTGAGGATGAGCGTGATTTGGCTGAGATGGAGGAGCTCAAGAAGACTGAAAGGGTCTGCCTGGAAATCCTGAAGAAATATGAGTAAGGAAAACACCTccaggttttaatttttagtagCTATTTCTGGGGCCTCATATGTACATGaatgtgtttgggtttggttttccttgttATTTGATGTGGGAGATCTTGGGATGCCCATCTCCTTGCAGCCTAAGGTAGGCAATAAAGCCTTGGAGAACTTCCATGTGTGAGGCAGTTATTCCATTAGCAGCTTTGCAGTGGTACTCTGTGTTCAGGGTTTCTACATCCAACTCTTCTTCAACCCCAAAATTgacatttatataaaatttatagTAATATGCTTGCATTCCCAACAGATTCTTATATTCTGTTAGAATATAAGCCTCTGTTTGGCATTGGAAAATTTCATTGGTGTATGATGTGGTAAGAGCTGCAAGTGCATTTAATACTCTCATGTTTGTCCCTCACAAAGTTGTTTTGAattgattggttggttggttgaaACTTGGGGtgatggtgggttttttttttccctgtttcagcTTCACTGAGTGGGAGTTGATGGAATGGAGTGAGCAGCAAGctgtctttaattttctttatgattctgtgacactCACAGTTGTGTTTGGACCCCCAGCAGGTGAGTCACAAAATGGGTAGATTTGTGTTTTATGAATTTGAAATGTTAGAGAATAGAAACTATTAAAATatccatatttttaaagatttgcTGAAGGGAAAtagtaaatagaaaatatacTACAGTGTGTAAGCTGAGAGAGGTAGCTTTGAATAtgtttttcatatgaaaattcagaaatgtgtGTAATGCATGGCTGTTTCTGAAGATGAAGAGCTGTAACTCCAGAACTAAGCATGGAAataactggggttttttaactttctttctCAGATGGTGAGTTTTTCGCTGCACGTCCTTCCAGAAGCATCATTAGCCTGGACTTTGAATCCTTCCTGGATGGTGAGATTTTTGAGTAGTGTGAAAGTAGCAGCCCTGCTAATCTGTTGTTGGGAAGACTCAAAATGTGTGCTTTATCTTCTAATGCTTTATGGAATGGCTTTTCAaagatttctggttttcttttgtgttgCAGAGGAACAAGCTCCACCCTCCTCGTGTTTAGTCCAAAGACTCCTCTTCCAGTTTATTGAAAGTCGGGGAAGCTGGCAGGAAAAGTGTCCCACACTGCACTACTTGCCCCAGGTAACATTCCAGGGAAACTCTGAAGACTCTGAAACAAACCCaattattattttctgccaCAGAGAAAATAGAGCTGAGCTGAGAACCAAAGTACCTTAATGAAAGCTTCAGGAATGCAACCCAAAATCTGCTTCAGGAATATTCTGAGGTATCAGGGGAAATACCTGTCTCTGAAGGCAGGAGTCCTAAAAGGTggagtttattaaaaaaacttttttttcccccggaaaaaaaaaaaattgagctcAAGGCCATTCTGCCTCCCAAAGAATGTAGGTTTAAATTGCCAAGGCAAACTTCTGTGTTCCTGGGTGACTGTGGACCTGTTGGCAAAGCTGAAAGGacaaatttaaagcaaaaaatgtaCATTTGTTACACTTgtacaatttcatttttccatccAAACTGAGGTAGCAGTTAaaccatttctattttttgtaCTTTCTAGGATGAGCTGTGTGTTCAAGCATCACGTGGTCACCCCTTGAGTGCTGATGTTGCTTTTCTGATTGCCCCCCCAGGCGCTCTTTGACATCTCCTTGGTGGTGAATCGCTGCAAGATCTTGGGAGAGGAGTTGGAATTTCTGGAGAGGTGGGGTGCAAAATTCCATCTCCTGGAGACAGATGTCAAAAACACTGAGTGAGTAAATTTAGATAATTTAgtggtgggattgttggggtgtcctgtgcagggccaggagctggactttgatgatccttgtgggtcccttctgaCTCAGGATGGTCTGTGATTCTATAA from Corvus cornix cornix isolate S_Up_H32 chromosome 5, ASM73873v5, whole genome shotgun sequence encodes:
- the KNL1 gene encoding kinetochore scaffold 1; its protein translation is MEKHHRKLDTGDFFLAGPIRKGGHRPCNLLPPATPVRGGAGYAALHGHSAERSRRTRTARPAAPVQHRAIPITEAPGVRAAGGTEMAAAQRSGEAAMLYDTRGRHVVRSWGQPSPYGANVSSRARGGRLDLNGAAATGEREPGPGTRKPGFGSGGPQAGGKAHPSAMDKIYTDSNMESDNTEHIRGKRLSSILKAPRNPLDDLGNGNEMTQDIHVERRRRSSRRVSFANTINCRVFQRDLKNSMSETENTGCSADEKDDTLTNQNEDPGAVPCEITGMNTLLHAPIQALGQQTEWHDMDHTAPRTDRQDTTLPFSEENEMEMTASHTAMISRNLRAPQPDRTEKIDLTSFLAKLNSSQGKAESSKELSLLSDPTNHLGPSLEQKEEATTVKKIDFNEFLLRLKSNNPAEAPDKENVCCVPSQGSGNMARLSGEFDYSHEPLDTCNVTKVFRGREGGMEMTKCEAADVRIPFPGIGEAPPEQWECADVTEVFADKGMDVTTSHTAKVSFALSTVGNQSLDFQKDFPPTELDNSVLRRASNQDFNVQQEFCADRRTANAEDRGDPPVLRVGKQEARALSTIQGSVSSETDIRGHKTVVFSECDDMGMTGNYRDIICKASTTEKDAIKNAKKCHKTCEKPVSTNPPLTGSGSPARGDIPRGLAPRDNPAAGPYKTSALQLPSASCGHMENMSQARGPAAASTGFGPYTHLGACGVLKSGFDPSANPQLVFSGEKTVIIAGEDMDLVKTCVKDGGKNVDNEHPTAVFTSVTCKPHFLGNRSTPSNVTETEEMEITRCHTVVFDGQSSGITAEPKQMPCKIIPRKNQSKNVTEGDIFVYSVDMDKENVEVRSIDGNNKWSQAMERNAQDLRTIVVDKKLGKTNFQASGLSSCAKSMCLLQEQNRGVHENVVTNTSASLSLQSREVVVSQPLEEDLPSVSDFCTNDATGVFLGDQSMDITKAHPAAFEIAPSNGEQEFMDYNQNNASKHLQNQPFPFSSHRGVDIVSQTPAMECGDLKMNTSKQIVTALAPSGSFTFSNNPAPSGMRGNEQFGTVIGINADSQNSERQEKPQPVRAVSKVLPTRGDSDRHFSMGRTVSSREDLKTPPSAHVLLRRGAEEPVWTRTSEAPKGSSQLSLLGEKSVVFPHGENMDMTGRCVVMVPDYSINIVLSQNKAAPGCFGQDGNETMFLEKGATATTPAERGGQEAAAGGSTISFALAQDVEITTIHTAQHRQPIPAIPADKTIVFAHDQEDMDITASHTVAVSKNICGFEAQQVPHTNTQQPPQHMHSGLVPCRGDMDSSQYATKPEDKPSIPSSALPASAFPSEKGATQVPSGTTPHSVYSVSLQESTVDVGAPRDHGLPTDNSVSVSREQDLTSPEKLQSKRISFKFPSKGPVDHREESGSLGSCVTFPMQGSDPWKGHPYTPSTQRNQLVEQDSSQCGDSDLGLAGANPVPAANKESKKNEELSAEEEVPPKDFQITSEQTRQPLVSDSPRDQTYPTLPPAVSGILDICSKLKDLRRKSLSVSKTVSSDQLPSSSAQPEDTVRLAENTVSEANNFLDTKKQENTGLESGADPIEIVPKDEYPGISIPLGIFQPKLPNKRNRVSSAEDINTKSDRAEAPVPANSSETPGNKSSRQNFSPFQFIAEEFLPVCLEEMDSNESVSSELMENAWDNKNKKQIPHSEKGPSEETKTCNTKRALGPTEEDLQSPKKAKRDEHVDAGASQELEDQAEVEEGGEPPNLSAKSPACPHASTSSSLDSVKADTELTLQRSSQVESQLLTDSICEENLWEKFQSGAITVGEFFTLLQVHVVIQKPRRSQLPASCAVSAPPTAEDLIYSQYVHRPKLRIYEEDCQDLSRKTVELKPHVSVLDQPLVNVIRSLWEVMRTCTDEELSKFGAELNKMKSCFTKEAKILSHNEKETLYRKLLQSAEEQYRKLQSRIEKVDDQTKEVENSVVALESDSFWDEEEATCSAGMAGGQNVQKELQSITAQEEELLRELSEMDAEDERDLAEMEELKKTERVCLEILKKYDFTEWELMEWSEQQAVFNFLYDSVTLTVVFGPPADGEFFAARPSRSIISLDFESFLDEEQAPPSSCLVQRLLFQFIESRGSWQEKCPTLHYLPQALFDISLVVNRCKILGEELEFLERWGAKFHLLETDVKNTEVKLVFSSSVAFAKFELSLALSHDYPSAALPFSVQTHIGNIGEKEIAAVLSGVPVGHHYLQRIVFSIHQNLLQGPR